The following proteins come from a genomic window of Synechococcus sp. BIOS-E4-1:
- a CDS encoding calcium-binding protein — protein sequence MAQGIGYYLEGLDEWANTPQGSTIIGNEASTAFQDQINNNGRLFGLSAALNAQGAGLWEKIGQEVDPTAILDAAFIQAQGKSSVLKNRGDSSKWFYAQNFQIADAKTANAKPNEVYAGVAAVLWSVKQLYPSIDRIPVFDSYYVKSLGDYDVNKIQTLLSPIFKLQVTTPPKQGNWNFISTLHDNGLLKGFIGDVYALGKEGKFPTDAKPFSTSIPYALQSTWDNLPNEGSKITTDYYGSLPVNGSVHFPGTVPNNFDGSDYLIPTNRPLSASSLPAVQTPEANHALADDNIQIIGGVTQLTAADDVLINQSNFKLRMMGGNDFLEVIGGKGNFANGNMGEDTIILRGGSGEYLGGRDNDTFEVFNAEEGTSVNGNMGNDTIVLKAGSGKYLGGGDRDTIYVVNAEEGTSVNGNRGEDRITGHVDGVVYRGGKDNDLMAVSQGETWGDNGSDTFRGVTGEGYAVIKDYTVGEDVIDLTMSGSWSQIGSGLMFTDDSGDQIMLLVGITDIEQVTAV from the coding sequence ATGGCACAGGGCATTGGATATTATTTGGAAGGCCTAGACGAATGGGCAAACACTCCACAAGGATCTACAATCATCGGGAATGAGGCGAGCACAGCATTTCAAGACCAAATTAACAATAATGGACGACTATTTGGCTTGTCCGCTGCTCTGAATGCACAGGGCGCAGGACTGTGGGAAAAAATCGGTCAAGAAGTGGACCCAACTGCGATACTTGATGCGGCGTTTATACAAGCTCAAGGAAAGAGCTCGGTCCTAAAAAATCGAGGAGACTCATCAAAATGGTTTTATGCGCAGAATTTTCAGATTGCAGATGCTAAGACTGCGAATGCCAAACCGAATGAGGTTTATGCCGGGGTTGCGGCGGTACTTTGGTCAGTTAAACAGCTATATCCTTCTATAGATAGGATTCCAGTCTTTGATTCCTATTATGTGAAGAGTTTAGGCGACTATGATGTTAACAAAATACAAACACTATTGTCACCAATATTCAAGCTGCAAGTCACAACTCCTCCCAAGCAAGGAAATTGGAACTTTATTTCTACCTTACACGATAATGGACTCCTTAAGGGATTTATTGGAGATGTTTATGCATTAGGTAAAGAAGGTAAGTTTCCAACTGATGCGAAGCCATTCAGTACATCGATTCCTTATGCACTCCAATCAACTTGGGACAACTTGCCTAACGAAGGAAGCAAAATAACTACCGACTATTATGGATCACTTCCAGTGAATGGATCTGTTCATTTCCCAGGCACTGTGCCGAACAATTTCGATGGCTCTGACTATTTAATTCCTACGAACAGACCCCTGTCAGCAAGTTCCTTACCAGCCGTGCAAACTCCTGAGGCTAATCACGCCCTAGCCGATGATAATATACAAATAATCGGTGGCGTTACTCAGCTCACCGCTGCAGACGATGTACTAATAAACCAATCAAATTTTAAACTTCGGATGATGGGAGGTAATGACTTTCTTGAAGTGATTGGTGGTAAAGGTAACTTCGCGAACGGCAACATGGGAGAAGATACAATTATTTTAAGAGGTGGCTCTGGTGAGTACTTGGGAGGAAGAGACAATGATACCTTTGAGGTTTTTAATGCAGAAGAAGGCACTTCTGTTAATGGTAATATGGGAAACGATACCATTGTTTTGAAAGCTGGTTCCGGTAAATACCTTGGTGGAGGAGATAGGGACACAATTTACGTTGTGAACGCAGAAGAGGGAACTTCAGTGAATGGCAACCGTGGTGAAGACAGAATCACAGGTCATGTTGACGGCGTGGTTTACAGGGGTGGCAAAGACAACGACTTGATGGCAGTCAGTCAAGGAGAAACTTGGGGCGACAACGGCTCAGATACATTCCGTGGAGTAACCGGTGAAGGATATGCTGTGATTAAGGACTACACCGTTGGAGAGGATGTTATTGACCTCACAATGAGTGGAAGCTGGAGCCAGATTGGATCTGGCTTGATGTTTACGGACGACTCAGGCGACCAAATCATGCTGCTAGTTGGAATCACTGATATTGAACAAGTGACAGCGGTATAA
- a CDS encoding metallophosphoesterase, which translates to MASPWGHHWVIGDVHGCHEALLRLISVLPTDDHLVFCGDVINRGPGIAACINLVWGLVDSGRATWLRGNHEQRLVEGLQAVSTEERNDLLAIETYRQLGDALTREWKQRLSTLPFVYSGDGWVATHAGFDEHGQPDLNVREPFWEGYDGRYGTVVVGHTPRPAVERRGQIIMIDTGAVYGGLLTAFCPETDAVVQVIGQASDKAMPAASHELTAEVPC; encoded by the coding sequence ATGGCGTCCCCATGGGGCCATCACTGGGTTATCGGTGACGTTCATGGATGTCACGAGGCCCTTCTTCGCCTGATTTCCGTGTTACCGACCGACGATCATCTGGTGTTCTGCGGTGATGTGATCAATCGCGGGCCTGGAATTGCCGCTTGCATCAATCTGGTATGGGGGTTGGTGGACAGTGGTCGGGCCACCTGGTTGCGAGGAAACCATGAACAGAGATTGGTCGAAGGCCTCCAGGCCGTTTCCACCGAGGAGAGAAATGATCTGCTGGCCATCGAGACGTACCGGCAACTGGGTGATGCACTCACAAGAGAGTGGAAACAGCGCCTGAGCACACTGCCTTTTGTTTATTCAGGTGATGGATGGGTGGCCACCCATGCCGGCTTCGATGAGCATGGACAACCAGATCTGAATGTGCGCGAGCCCTTCTGGGAGGGCTACGACGGTCGCTATGGAACTGTGGTGGTGGGCCATACGCCCCGACCAGCTGTGGAGCGACGCGGCCAGATCATCATGATCGACACCGGCGCGGTCTATGGCGGATTGCTCACTGCGTTCTGCCCCGAAACTGATGCGGTGGTGCAGGTGATCGGACAGGCCAGTGACAAGGCCATGCCCGCAGCCAGCCATGAGCTGACGGCAGAAGTACCTTGCTGA
- a CDS encoding glutamate decarboxylase, which translates to MTSSESGIDLQTTLGHRLSQSNQTQLELPRDQLSEHGLQPDLAYRLIHDHLMLDGNAMLNLATFVGTWMEPEAKHLMRECADKNMIDKDEYPQTAELENRCLKMLAHLWHAPDPDDAVGTSTTGSSEACMLGGMVLRWHWRQRRNAQGLDDRRPNLVMGTNTQICWDKFCAYFDVEARMVPVTRDHLQMTAEGAIQACDENTIGVVGVLGSTFDGSYEPIEAIQQGLDQLQQQTGLDIPIHVDGASGAFVAPFNSPELSWDFRLPRVKSINTSGHKYGGVLPGVGWVLWRQQDDLPEELRFNVNYLGGQMPTIGMNFSRPGAQVVAQYFNFIHLGQAGYRQRMSRLENTASYIADSLQAMECMKLLSHPRGQLPVFAITLEDSVKNWSVFQLSDHLRARGWQVPAYTMPAACEDLAVLRFVIRAGFTRDMADLLLRDIRNAVDWFQQLKQPMEDPNPDHRPFHH; encoded by the coding sequence TTGACCTCCTCTGAATCCGGAATCGATCTCCAAACCACCCTGGGTCACCGCCTTAGCCAAAGCAATCAGACACAGCTTGAATTACCCCGGGATCAGCTCTCCGAACACGGCTTACAGCCGGATCTTGCCTACAGGCTGATCCACGATCACCTGATGCTGGATGGCAACGCCATGCTCAATCTGGCCACGTTCGTTGGCACCTGGATGGAGCCAGAGGCGAAGCATCTGATGCGTGAGTGTGCCGATAAGAACATGATTGATAAGGACGAATATCCACAAACCGCTGAGCTCGAGAATCGTTGTCTGAAAATGCTGGCGCACCTCTGGCATGCACCGGATCCTGATGATGCCGTCGGAACATCGACAACGGGATCGAGTGAAGCCTGCATGCTCGGGGGAATGGTGCTGCGCTGGCATTGGCGTCAGCGCAGAAACGCACAGGGGCTGGATGATCGCCGCCCCAACCTTGTGATGGGCACCAACACTCAGATCTGCTGGGACAAGTTCTGCGCCTATTTCGATGTCGAGGCACGCATGGTGCCGGTAACAAGGGATCACCTGCAGATGACGGCTGAGGGCGCTATCCAGGCCTGCGATGAAAACACAATCGGTGTGGTAGGTGTGTTGGGAAGCACCTTCGATGGAAGCTATGAGCCAATCGAAGCCATCCAGCAGGGGCTGGATCAGCTGCAGCAGCAAACGGGACTCGATATACCGATCCATGTTGATGGTGCTTCCGGCGCCTTTGTGGCCCCGTTCAATTCTCCCGAGCTGAGCTGGGATTTTCGACTGCCCCGCGTGAAATCGATCAACACCAGCGGCCACAAATACGGTGGTGTGCTTCCAGGTGTGGGGTGGGTGCTCTGGCGGCAGCAGGATGACCTCCCTGAAGAACTGCGCTTCAACGTCAACTATCTCGGCGGCCAGATGCCAACCATCGGCATGAACTTTTCCCGTCCAGGTGCGCAGGTGGTAGCTCAGTACTTCAACTTCATCCATCTGGGCCAGGCGGGTTATCGCCAACGCATGAGCCGCCTGGAGAACACGGCGTCCTACATCGCTGACTCACTTCAGGCGATGGAGTGCATGAAGCTGCTGAGCCACCCACGGGGTCAGCTGCCTGTGTTCGCCATCACCCTCGAGGACTCGGTGAAGAACTGGAGCGTGTTCCAGCTGTCCGATCACCTGAGAGCAAGGGGCTGGCAAGTTCCTGCTTACACGATGCCTGCCGCCTGTGAAGACCTGGCGGTGCTGCGCTTTGTGATCCGCGCTGGATTCACCCGGGACATGGCTGACCTGCTGTTGCGGGACATTCGCAATGCCGTCGACTGGTTCCAGCAGCTGAAGCAGCCAATGGAGGATCCCAATCCTGATCATCGTCCCTTCCACCATTGA
- a CDS encoding MarC family protein: MRLLAIGNNVSALGAFLMLTQGIPRQKVHRLILISSFACLIILVLFMLVGTRILDFFGISVDAFQITGGLILGRVGFGMLNSKSDTTPKRDATEIKNHQQQLSDSELYSAAVVPLAIPLTIGGATLSAVVLFADTAASTGTSLELLGATIALVVVNYVVFRFSSKIMTLLGTMGMEIFIKVMGLFMLSIGIQFLAQGIGSFYLKYQDASINAIG; encoded by the coding sequence ATGCGACTGCTCGCCATCGGGAACAACGTCTCAGCGCTGGGAGCTTTTCTGATGCTCACCCAAGGAATACCGCGCCAAAAAGTGCACCGGTTGATTCTGATCAGCAGTTTCGCCTGTCTGATCATCCTGGTCTTGTTCATGCTGGTGGGCACACGAATCCTTGATTTTTTCGGGATCTCCGTCGACGCATTTCAAATCACAGGTGGATTAATCCTAGGTCGAGTTGGATTTGGAATGCTGAACTCCAAGTCGGACACGACACCTAAACGAGATGCAACTGAAATCAAAAATCATCAACAACAACTCAGCGACTCAGAATTGTATTCAGCTGCGGTCGTTCCACTTGCAATCCCACTGACAATTGGCGGCGCAACACTTTCGGCTGTGGTTCTCTTTGCAGATACGGCTGCCAGCACGGGCACATCTCTTGAGTTACTTGGAGCAACAATCGCCTTAGTGGTTGTCAACTATGTGGTTTTCAGATTTAGCAGCAAAATTATGACCCTTCTAGGCACAATGGGCATGGAAATCTTCATCAAAGTCATGGGCCTATTCATGCTATCAATAGGAATTCAATTTCTCGCCCAAGGAATAGGATCATTCTACTTGAAATATCAAGACGCATCAATTAATGCGATTGGATAG
- a CDS encoding Dabb family protein encodes MMTSPKIVHIGLWKVKKEVSSKALSDVDKQVKALKNKIPGIELAHAGPLETFNLPKEIVDAFSILPDVTLLARGYNHALFIIFEDKNYRILYDTSKAHLDLSPAMMPLIEGGMKGVLTVDFCLPRI; translated from the coding sequence ATGATGACTTCACCGAAAATCGTTCACATTGGCCTTTGGAAAGTCAAAAAAGAAGTGAGCTCAAAGGCGCTATCTGATGTGGATAAGCAGGTCAAAGCATTGAAAAACAAAATTCCAGGGATTGAGTTGGCACACGCCGGACCTTTAGAAACGTTTAACTTGCCAAAGGAAATTGTTGATGCTTTCAGCATTTTGCCTGATGTAACGTTACTGGCCAGAGGCTACAATCATGCCTTATTTATAATTTTTGAGGACAAGAATTATCGAATTTTATACGACACATCAAAGGCTCACCTTGACTTATCCCCAGCCATGATGCCATTAATCGAGGGCGGCATGAAAGGGGTGCTGACTGTCGACTTTTGTTTGCCAAGGATATAG